The Desulfomicrobium orale DSM 12838 genome includes a window with the following:
- a CDS encoding beta-ketoacyl-[acyl-carrier-protein] synthase family protein, translating into MRRALPVSVTGMGCVCAAGTDLPGCLAALAAGRRAPAIPVRFGRAVKYPVFEVPPGAVDAWGKLHPGLSRTVHLALHAAREALSQSGLDLSARPERIGVCIGTSVGASLNFLDYYRAWRQGENPGLEPIRRYLDSSPAMAVARLLGVSGPVQTVTNACSSGADALGLAAAWIRQGLCDAAVAGGADELSVTAYNGFARLMITDEEPCRPFDRSRRGLNLGEGAGMIVLESAESAARRGAVERGTILGYGTASDAYHLTAPHPGGRGLRGAIAAALAQAGLAPEDMACINAHGTATRDNDRAEAAVFGTLFPHTPFIATKGMTGHTLGAAGAIEAVFAMAHLAAGELPASAGYAEPDPELGVSPAAAGTEIRGAAALSLSLAFGGNNSALVVGRGKA; encoded by the coding sequence GTGCGGAGGGCCTTGCCGGTCAGCGTGACGGGCATGGGCTGCGTGTGCGCGGCCGGAACGGATTTGCCCGGCTGTTTGGCGGCCCTTGCCGCCGGACGCCGTGCTCCCGCCATACCGGTCCGCTTCGGACGTGCTGTAAAATATCCGGTCTTCGAAGTCCCTCCGGGGGCCGTGGACGCATGGGGCAAGCTCCATCCCGGACTGTCCCGCACGGTGCATCTGGCTCTGCACGCGGCCCGGGAGGCCCTGTCCCAGTCGGGGCTTGACCTGTCCGCGCGGCCGGAGCGGATCGGCGTATGTATCGGCACATCCGTCGGGGCCTCGCTCAATTTTCTCGACTATTACCGCGCCTGGCGGCAGGGGGAAAATCCCGGACTGGAGCCCATCCGCCGCTATCTGGATTCCAGCCCGGCCATGGCCGTGGCCCGGCTGCTCGGCGTCTCTGGGCCGGTTCAGACCGTGACCAATGCCTGCTCCTCCGGGGCCGACGCTCTGGGTCTGGCCGCCGCCTGGATCCGTCAGGGACTGTGCGATGCGGCCGTCGCGGGCGGGGCCGACGAGCTTTCCGTTACGGCCTACAACGGCTTTGCCCGGCTCATGATTACCGACGAAGAGCCATGCCGTCCATTCGACCGCTCCCGGCGCGGCCTGAATCTCGGCGAGGGAGCGGGTATGATTGTACTGGAATCGGCCGAAAGCGCGGCCCGGCGCGGCGCTGTGGAGCGGGGGACCATTCTGGGCTACGGTACGGCTTCCGACGCGTATCATCTGACCGCACCCCATCCCGGGGGCCGCGGGCTGCGCGGAGCCATCGCCGCGGCTCTGGCCCAGGCGGGGCTCGCTCCTGAAGACATGGCCTGCATCAATGCCCACGGTACGGCCACCCGCGACAACGACCGGGCCGAGGCGGCTGTGTTCGGCACGCTTTTTCCGCATACGCCCTTCATTGCGACCAAGGGCATGACCGGGCACACGCTGGGCGCGGCCGGAGCCATCGAAGCCGTGTTTGCGATGGCCCATCTCGCGGCAGGCGAACTTCCGGCCAGCGCCGGATACGCGGAGCCGGACCCGGAACTGGGCGTCTCTCCGGCCGCCGCCGGGACGGAAATCCGGGGTGCGGCAGCTTTGTCTTTGTCACTGGCCTTTGGCGGCAATAATTCGGCCCTTGTCGTGGGCAGGGGAAAAGCATGA
- a CDS encoding beta-ketoacyl synthase N-terminal-like domain-containing protein — MSMCIEGLGVVSTAGNGLGALAGAGRAALGGRGAPRAVLADTEALSGHLPPRALRRTDHFTRMTLLAAYMALEDAGEKTAGPETGIVLATGYGPSRLTFDFLDSLLDFGPDMASPQAFAHSVHNIPAATVAVMMGVTGPCTTICQPDTAVAAAFLTARTWMAEGRVERVLLGAVDERMDLLEDNVRRLAGEIPAGTSGGQRTLPLGDGAVFFCLHREMKKRGRAFVRVPAFSTGDAGEPVFFSGRASAERRAAFPSFDLSPAYGNTPVAMAFDAALAVLAVNGGLAPALKAESVHCISRSRFGNTGGITVSREAS; from the coding sequence ATGAGCATGTGCATCGAAGGTCTGGGCGTGGTCAGCACCGCGGGAAACGGGCTGGGCGCTCTGGCCGGAGCCGGGAGGGCGGCTCTGGGCGGACGCGGGGCGCCGCGGGCCGTGCTGGCGGACACGGAAGCGCTGTCCGGTCATCTTCCGCCCCGCGCCCTGCGCCGCACGGATCATTTCACCCGCATGACCCTGCTTGCCGCGTACATGGCCCTGGAAGACGCCGGGGAAAAGACCGCCGGGCCTGAGACCGGCATCGTTCTGGCCACGGGATACGGGCCCTCCCGGCTGACTTTCGATTTTCTGGACTCTCTGCTGGATTTCGGGCCGGACATGGCTTCACCCCAGGCTTTCGCCCATTCGGTGCACAATATCCCGGCCGCCACCGTGGCGGTCATGATGGGCGTGACCGGGCCGTGCACCACCATCTGCCAGCCGGATACGGCCGTGGCGGCCGCGTTCCTGACGGCCCGGACATGGATGGCCGAAGGCCGGGTCGAACGGGTGCTGCTGGGGGCAGTGGACGAGCGTATGGATCTGCTGGAGGACAACGTACGGCGCCTGGCCGGAGAAATTCCGGCCGGGACATCTGGCGGACAGCGGACGCTCCCGCTTGGAGACGGGGCGGTGTTTTTCTGTTTGCACAGGGAAATGAAGAAACGCGGACGCGCCTTTGTCCGGGTCCCGGCCTTCTCCACCGGCGATGCGGGGGAGCCTGTTTTTTTCTCGGGCCGGGCCTCGGCCGAGCGCCGGGCGGCGTTTCCATCCTTTGATCTTTCTCCGGCTTACGGCAACACGCCCGTCGCCATGGCTTTCGACGCCGCGCTGGCGGTTCTGGCCGTGAACGGCGGCCTGGCTCCGGCCTTGAAGGCGGAGAGCGTGCACTGCATCAGCCGAAGCCGTTTCGGAAACACGGGCGGCATAACCGTTTCCAGGGAGGCGTCATGA
- a CDS encoding AMP-binding enzyme, which yields MNGPDLAGADIHSLLRSFLRARLLARGQAQYLLDSEGEAFRDWTSCEEAFPAARDLTDMLALEPELADAARLLPVGDWVEKVLAAWKQGPGTVVFRTSGSTGAAVSCPQAGELIVQDARGLAEVFHGRSRVVTLVPVHHVYGFFFSILLPKGLGVPMLEMPPVPSGTLLACLRRGDLLVAFPLFWKALAGCGMRLPEGVHGVTSTGPCPPEVIHTLLERGLERMSEVYGSSETGGLGIRHAPEDPYTLFSFWTPHPEDCPQPESLMRTLDSGEVLGPVALPDLVRWENRRQFRPLRRTDKAVQVGGINVYPERVAAVMVSHPLVRECAVRLMRPEEGQRLKAFVVPGEGVREDDLRRELKGWMAARLEAAEIPKSLTFGPELPVNPMGKAADWNAGRTPEED from the coding sequence ATGAACGGACCAGATCTCGCCGGAGCCGACATCCATTCCCTTCTGCGCAGTTTTCTGCGCGCAAGACTGCTCGCGCGGGGCCAGGCCCAGTATCTGCTGGACAGCGAGGGTGAGGCATTCCGCGACTGGACGTCGTGCGAAGAGGCTTTCCCGGCCGCCCGTGATCTGACGGACATGCTGGCGCTGGAGCCGGAACTGGCGGATGCCGCCCGGCTGCTTCCGGTCGGGGATTGGGTGGAGAAGGTACTGGCCGCCTGGAAGCAAGGCCCGGGAACCGTGGTTTTCAGGACTTCCGGCAGCACAGGGGCGGCCGTTTCCTGCCCCCAGGCCGGAGAGCTGATCGTGCAGGACGCGCGGGGGCTTGCGGAGGTTTTTCACGGCCGCTCCCGCGTGGTGACGCTGGTGCCCGTGCACCACGTCTACGGCTTTTTCTTTTCCATCCTGCTGCCCAAAGGACTTGGCGTGCCCATGCTGGAAATGCCGCCGGTCCCATCCGGAACATTGCTGGCCTGCCTGCGGCGGGGAGACCTGCTGGTGGCCTTTCCGCTGTTCTGGAAAGCCCTGGCCGGTTGCGGCATGCGGCTGCCCGAAGGCGTGCACGGCGTGACCTCCACGGGCCCCTGCCCGCCGGAAGTCATTCATACCCTTCTGGAGCGGGGCCTGGAACGCATGAGCGAAGTGTACGGCTCTTCCGAAACCGGGGGGCTGGGCATCCGCCACGCCCCGGAAGACCCTTACACCCTCTTTTCGTTCTGGACGCCGCATCCGGAGGACTGTCCGCAGCCGGAAAGCCTCATGCGTACGCTTGATTCCGGGGAAGTCCTCGGGCCCGTCGCCCTGCCCGATCTGGTGCGCTGGGAAAACAGGCGGCAGTTCCGCCCCCTGCGGCGCACGGACAAGGCCGTACAGGTGGGGGGCATCAACGTCTATCCCGAGCGCGTGGCGGCGGTCATGGTCTCTCATCCTCTGGTCAGGGAATGTGCGGTCCGGCTGATGCGGCCCGAGGAAGGGCAGCGGCTCAAGGCCTTCGTCGTTCCGGGGGAGGGCGTGCGGGAGGACGATCTGCGCCGGGAGCTGAAAGGATGGATGGCCGCCCGGCTGGAGGCGGCGGAAATTCCGAAATCTCTGACCTTCGGTCCGGAGCTGCCCGTCAACCCCATGGGCAAGGCCGCGGACTGGAATGCCGGACGGACGCCGGAAGAAGACTGA
- a CDS encoding HIT family protein produces MNDFILHPTLAGDCHDLGTWRKIRLLLHRDAHVRWFILVPETGQTQWHELPAPARTDLLAGIMVLSGLLTDSLGCHKVNLGAIGNMVPQFHFHVVGRWRHDPYWPGVVWGQSTPGCVYETAQVRELRSEALAVLESPGAPESLPR; encoded by the coding sequence ATGAACGACTTCATCTTGCATCCGACTCTGGCCGGGGACTGCCATGACCTGGGCACATGGCGGAAAATACGGCTTCTGCTGCACAGGGACGCCCATGTGCGCTGGTTCATCCTGGTTCCCGAAACCGGCCAGACCCAGTGGCACGAGCTGCCGGCCCCCGCGCGGACCGATCTGCTGGCCGGGATCATGGTCCTGTCCGGCCTGCTGACGGACTCTCTGGGCTGCCACAAGGTCAATCTGGGAGCCATCGGCAACATGGTCCCCCAGTTCCATTTTCATGTTGTCGGCCGCTGGCGGCATGATCCCTACTGGCCGGGCGTGGTCTGGGGGCAAAGCACTCCCGGCTGTGTCTATGAAACCGCCCAGGTGCGGGAGCTGCGGTCGGAAGCTCTGGCCGTGCTGGAAAGCCCCGGCGCTCCGGAATCCCTGCCGCGCTGA
- a CDS encoding DMT family transporter, giving the protein MNSHPPSVRGIFFALGATIIWSGNFIVARILNQSVEPATLALARWTVAFLGLLPFALGAAWRRRGRIRQLLPAMLPMSILGVTVFNTVLYLAARTSSALNLSLIATSTPVFIMLLSRVVLGERLDLRKILGLCLALGGVLFLITGGDVSRLLGLSFSAGDLWMVLAAMTFAAYSVLVRRMEHDLPQSVFLLALFGTGIVFLIPWAGWDLSAHGAPEITMEMAGCVLYVGLGASLAAYGLWNKAVAAIGPSLSGLIYYSLPLFSGLAAWSFLGEPVGPTHLVSGCCILGGIVLATRH; this is encoded by the coding sequence ATGAACAGCCATCCGCCTTCCGTACGCGGCATTTTTTTCGCTCTGGGCGCAACTATCATCTGGTCGGGCAATTTCATCGTGGCCCGCATCCTGAACCAGAGCGTGGAGCCCGCCACTTTGGCCCTCGCGCGCTGGACCGTGGCTTTTCTGGGACTTCTGCCCTTCGCTCTGGGCGCAGCCTGGCGACGGCGCGGCCGCATCCGTCAGTTGCTGCCGGCCATGCTGCCCATGTCCATCCTCGGCGTGACCGTGTTCAACACCGTGCTCTACCTGGCGGCAAGGACCAGCTCCGCCCTGAATCTGTCCCTCATCGCCACCTCCACGCCCGTCTTCATCATGCTGCTGTCCCGGGTGGTGCTGGGCGAACGCCTCGACCTCCGCAAAATTCTCGGACTGTGCCTGGCTCTGGGCGGGGTGCTGTTTCTCATCACCGGCGGAGATGTTTCCCGTCTGCTGGGACTCAGCTTTTCCGCGGGCGATCTGTGGATGGTTCTGGCGGCCATGACTTTTGCCGCGTACAGTGTTCTGGTGCGCAGGATGGAGCACGATCTGCCGCAGTCCGTTTTTCTTCTGGCGCTTTTCGGAACGGGCATCGTGTTTCTGATCCCCTGGGCGGGGTGGGATCTGTCCGCTCACGGAGCGCCCGAGATCACCATGGAAATGGCGGGATGCGTGCTGTATGTGGGCCTGGGGGCGTCCCTGGCCGCGTACGGATTGTGGAACAAGGCCGTGGCCGCCATCGGCCCGTCCCTGTCCGGGCTCATCTACTATTCGCTGCCTTTGTTCAGCGGTCTGGCGGCCTGGTCGTTTCTGGGAGAACCCGTGGGGCCAACGCATCTGGTCAGCGGCTGCTGCATCCTGGGGGGCATCGTGCTGGCCACCCGGCACTGA
- a CDS encoding MarC family protein: protein MDIALLNLYVSLTIKLFFLVTPFFVISVFLSMTEHMTTVEQRRVATRTTISVAIISLVLYFAGNPIFATLGITLDGFRIGAGSLLFLSAVTMVSGKRSTQEVPPDADFAVVPLAIPITVGPATIGGLLILGAELGGIAERIVGTAALLSACLSVGALLFSARVLKKVLGTVGLSIMTKITGLVLSAMSAQIVFTGVKNFLG from the coding sequence ATGGATATAGCCCTGCTCAATCTGTACGTCAGCCTGACCATAAAGCTCTTTTTTCTGGTCACGCCCTTTTTCGTGATTTCGGTCTTTCTGTCCATGACCGAACACATGACCACGGTCGAGCAGCGCCGCGTGGCCACCCGCACGACCATTTCCGTGGCCATCATCAGTCTGGTGCTTTATTTCGCGGGAAATCCCATCTTCGCCACTCTCGGCATCACTCTGGACGGCTTTCGCATCGGAGCCGGGAGTCTGCTCTTCCTTTCGGCGGTGACCATGGTCTCGGGCAAGCGTTCCACCCAGGAAGTGCCCCCGGACGCCGATTTCGCCGTAGTTCCCCTGGCCATCCCCATTACCGTGGGACCGGCCACCATCGGCGGCCTGCTCATTCTGGGCGCGGAACTGGGCGGCATCGCGGAACGCATTGTCGGCACGGCGGCCCTGCTTTCCGCCTGCCTGAGCGTGGGCGCGCTGCTCTTTTCGGCCCGGGTGCTCAAAAAGGTTCTGGGCACCGTGGGCCTGTCCATCATGACCAAGATCACGGGTCTGGTCCTTTCGGCCATGTCCGCCCAGATCGTCTTCACCGGCGTGAAGAATTTTCTGGGCTAG
- a CDS encoding glycosyltransferase yields the protein MIRVYWHLSAYISHRRAGEAYRRCLSLAGCETANTPEDADLTVLHDEPHLWPAIFESMPVLREKPVAGYTVWESEALPEAYLPGLRLVREIWTASAFSASAFRQGHDRVRVLPHVVEPVEPSAEDLSWAGNFDRPYFFTIMDAVNPRKNLSALLRVFSRVRSAAGSGLRLVIKQYRAELPLGGLPGVVSIGGELSEGRMAALHRGALAYVSPHRSEAWGLGLSEAMSHGVCVLATGWSGNMEFMDEGNSIPLKFTLEPVGERMARMLPHFRPDMRWAAVDEGHLEREMLRLVRRGPDPKMCAKARAVAERFSPVRVAQVLRRLGRAASGERP from the coding sequence GTGATCCGCGTTTACTGGCATCTGTCGGCATACATCAGTCACCGCCGGGCCGGGGAAGCGTACCGGCGCTGTCTGAGTCTGGCCGGTTGCGAAACCGCGAACACGCCGGAAGACGCCGACCTGACTGTTCTGCATGACGAGCCGCATCTCTGGCCGGCGATTTTCGAGTCCATGCCGGTTTTGCGGGAAAAACCCGTGGCGGGTTACACCGTCTGGGAGAGTGAAGCTCTGCCCGAGGCGTACCTTCCCGGCCTCAGGCTGGTGCGAGAAATATGGACGGCCTCGGCTTTCTCCGCTTCGGCCTTCAGGCAGGGACATGACCGGGTCCGCGTGCTGCCGCATGTGGTGGAACCAGTGGAGCCATCCGCCGAAGACCTGTCCTGGGCCGGAAATTTCGACCGGCCCTATTTTTTCACCATCATGGACGCGGTCAACCCGCGCAAGAATCTGAGCGCGCTGCTGCGGGTCTTCTCTCGCGTACGTAGCGCGGCGGGCAGCGGACTCCGGCTGGTCATCAAACAGTACCGGGCGGAACTGCCTCTGGGCGGGCTGCCGGGTGTGGTCAGCATCGGCGGAGAGCTTTCCGAAGGCCGCATGGCTGCCCTGCACCGGGGCGCGCTGGCTTACGTCAGTCCGCACCGGAGCGAAGCCTGGGGCCTTGGCCTGAGCGAGGCCATGAGTCACGGAGTTTGCGTGCTGGCCACGGGCTGGTCCGGGAACATGGAGTTCATGGACGAGGGAAACTCCATTCCTCTCAAGTTCACACTGGAGCCCGTGGGGGAGCGCATGGCCCGCATGCTGCCGCATTTCCGGCCGGACATGCGCTGGGCCGCCGTGGACGAGGGGCATCTGGAACGCGAAATGCTGCGCCTTGTCCGCCGGGGGCCGGACCCGAAAATGTGCGCCAAAGCCCGGGCCGTTGCCGAACGGTTCTCTCCGGTCCGCGTGGCCCAGGTGTTACGCCGTCTGGGTCGGGCGGCTTCTGGAGAACGCCCCTAG
- the lpxK gene encoding tetraacyldisaccharide 4'-kinase, which yields MNPERVAHFQSRFEHLLSPLGRLYARLMRLRSGAYTAGRLPSWRSPVPCVSVGNISWGGTGKTPVVSWLLEWARGENMSPAVLTRGYGGRPPRHPYPVDMQSPAREAGDEPLLLKRINPEAAIIVDPDRIRGGRLACEKFRTDLLILDDGFQHLRMQRDVNLCLFSSHDLEAGWDRVIPAGSWREDASALSRADAFLINTTADDDGCLEIMAHIKLAGMGKPLFFFRISAHGVANALTGAAMPSLEKIRYLLVTGIAIPEKVAQTCRTDLKEQPIRHLIYPDHHAFTRRDWETISQTAQASRCTHILCTPKDVVKLSSFADDRLWVPQLSTSFFTRGPQTFNSWLQHRLVPESPHAKPQTESA from the coding sequence ATGAATCCGGAACGCGTGGCTCACTTTCAAAGCCGGTTCGAGCACCTGCTTTCACCTCTGGGACGGCTCTACGCCAGGCTCATGCGGCTGCGCTCCGGAGCCTACACCGCCGGACGCCTGCCTTCCTGGCGGTCGCCGGTACCCTGTGTCAGCGTGGGCAACATCTCCTGGGGCGGAACGGGCAAAACCCCGGTGGTCTCCTGGCTGCTGGAGTGGGCGCGCGGCGAGAACATGAGCCCGGCCGTGCTGACCCGGGGCTACGGCGGCAGGCCTCCCAGGCATCCCTATCCGGTGGACATGCAAAGTCCCGCCCGGGAGGCCGGAGACGAGCCGCTTCTGCTCAAGCGTATCAACCCCGAAGCCGCCATCATCGTGGATCCCGACCGGATTCGCGGCGGCAGGCTGGCCTGTGAGAAATTCCGGACCGATCTGCTCATTCTGGATGACGGATTTCAGCATTTGCGCATGCAGCGCGACGTGAACCTGTGCCTCTTCTCCTCCCATGATCTGGAAGCCGGATGGGACCGGGTCATCCCCGCCGGATCGTGGCGCGAAGACGCGTCGGCCCTGAGCCGCGCGGACGCATTCCTCATCAATACCACGGCCGACGATGACGGCTGCCTGGAGATCATGGCCCACATCAAGCTGGCCGGCATGGGCAAGCCCCTGTTCTTTTTTCGGATTTCGGCTCACGGCGTGGCCAACGCCCTGACCGGAGCGGCCATGCCGTCCCTGGAAAAAATCCGCTATCTGCTGGTCACGGGCATCGCCATTCCGGAAAAGGTGGCCCAGACCTGCCGGACGGATCTGAAAGAGCAGCCCATCCGCCATCTCATCTACCCGGACCATCACGCCTTCACCCGCAGGGACTGGGAGACCATCTCCCAGACCGCCCAGGCGAGCCGCTGCACGCACATTCTGTGCACACCCAAGGATGTGGTGAAGCTGAGTTCCTTCGCCGACGACCGGCTGTGGGTGCCGCAGCTTTCCACATCCTTTTTCACCCGAGGGCCCCAAACCTTCAATTCCTGGCTCCAGCACCGGCTGGTGCCTGAGAGTCCGCATGCCAAGCCCCAAACAGAGTCCGCGTAA
- the rnr gene encoding ribonuclease R — MPSPKQSPRKFSVKALLDLLRDSGKPVAPKTIFGFFGADAALKKRIKSTLAQQLENGGIVRTGKGYGLMEALPRMSGVLDVRRSGVGYLIPDDRSREDLFIHPRNFGGAWPGDRVEAVLDATRRREATEGRIVAVLERAARTLTVRVGRRIRAGRYFCQPVDSRMSFAALVDTTALDAPEKGDILIVSPEKEQEAGVWLCTALRRLGVERDLTTQELLVKAGHGIPERFPESVLREADGLPPDPLPGEWQGRADLRAVPLVTIDGETARDFDDAVYVEQEENGYRLLVAIADVAHYVREGSELDVEALARGNSCYFPLSVEPMLPEALSNGLCSLRPGVPRLAVVADMRYSRGGEPVQSRFYEAVISSHARLTYTQVQAALDGDAAAVPGNLLLMLHDARELAEAFLRCRIGRGCLDFDVPEIRIRQEGGEVLVDTAVRLFSHRLIEEFMIAANERVAEHLKERGRVFPYRVHPRPDERKLEALGRLLAGTSLADRLPPVLDQSGLQALSRAARGTDMEYAVGRLILRTMMLAQYAPENDGHYGLASEAYCHFTSPIRRYADLLVHRALKRMLAGQPEARTPEELQSVCDSLNTCERKAMEAEREIQKRAAILALEKRLGETMRGVISGVADFGFWVELTDMPVDGLVRLATLDEYYSFDPKRQELLGQRTGRAFRLGLIVDVTLDAVNLERVEINFTLAE, encoded by the coding sequence ATGCCAAGCCCCAAACAGAGTCCGCGTAAATTTTCCGTCAAAGCCCTGCTGGACCTGTTGCGCGATTCCGGAAAACCCGTGGCTCCCAAGACGATTTTCGGATTCTTCGGCGCCGACGCGGCCCTGAAGAAGCGCATCAAGTCCACCCTGGCCCAGCAGCTTGAAAACGGCGGCATCGTGCGCACGGGCAAGGGCTACGGCCTGATGGAGGCTCTTCCCCGGATGTCCGGCGTGCTGGACGTGCGCCGCTCCGGCGTGGGCTATCTCATTCCCGATGACCGCAGCCGGGAGGATCTGTTCATTCATCCGCGCAATTTCGGCGGTGCCTGGCCCGGCGACAGAGTGGAGGCCGTTCTGGACGCGACCCGCAGGAGGGAAGCCACTGAAGGCCGGATAGTGGCCGTTCTGGAGCGCGCGGCCAGAACTCTGACTGTCCGCGTGGGGCGGCGCATCCGGGCCGGGCGGTATTTTTGCCAGCCCGTGGATTCGCGCATGTCCTTTGCCGCGCTGGTGGACACGACAGCGCTTGACGCGCCCGAAAAGGGCGACATCCTGATCGTCTCGCCGGAAAAGGAGCAGGAGGCGGGAGTGTGGCTGTGCACGGCTCTGCGGCGTCTGGGCGTGGAGCGCGATCTGACCACGCAGGAGCTTCTGGTCAAGGCCGGACACGGCATTCCCGAACGCTTTCCGGAATCCGTGCTGCGCGAGGCGGACGGGCTGCCCCCTGATCCGTTGCCCGGGGAATGGCAGGGCAGAGCGGATCTGCGCGCCGTCCCGCTGGTGACCATCGATGGCGAAACGGCCAGAGATTTCGACGACGCCGTTTATGTGGAGCAGGAGGAGAACGGTTACCGGCTGCTGGTCGCCATCGCCGATGTGGCCCATTATGTGCGCGAGGGCTCGGAACTGGACGTGGAAGCTCTGGCGCGGGGCAATTCCTGCTATTTTCCCCTTTCCGTGGAACCCATGCTGCCCGAGGCCCTGTCCAACGGCCTGTGCAGCCTGCGGCCCGGTGTGCCGCGTCTGGCCGTGGTGGCGGACATGCGCTATTCCCGCGGTGGAGAACCCGTGCAGTCCCGTTTTTATGAGGCGGTCATCTCAAGCCACGCCCGGCTGACCTACACCCAGGTTCAGGCCGCCCTCGACGGAGACGCGGCCGCCGTGCCCGGAAACCTGCTTCTGATGCTGCACGATGCCCGTGAACTGGCGGAAGCATTTCTGCGCTGCCGGATCGGGCGTGGATGCCTTGATTTCGATGTTCCTGAAATCCGCATCCGGCAGGAAGGAGGCGAAGTCCTGGTGGATACGGCCGTCCGCCTGTTCAGTCACCGCCTGATCGAGGAATTCATGATCGCCGCCAACGAGCGCGTGGCCGAGCATCTCAAGGAGCGCGGGCGGGTTTTTCCGTACCGCGTTCATCCCCGGCCCGACGAGCGGAAGCTGGAAGCCCTCGGCCGGCTTCTGGCCGGAACCAGTCTGGCGGACAGACTGCCGCCCGTGCTGGATCAGTCCGGTTTGCAGGCTCTGAGCCGTGCGGCCAGAGGCACGGACATGGAATACGCGGTGGGCAGACTCATTCTGCGGACCATGATGCTGGCCCAGTATGCTCCGGAGAACGACGGGCATTACGGGCTGGCCTCGGAAGCCTACTGCCATTTCACCTCGCCCATCCGGCGTTATGCGGACCTTCTGGTGCACCGCGCCCTCAAACGGATGCTGGCGGGCCAGCCGGAAGCCCGCACCCCGGAGGAACTGCAATCCGTCTGCGACAGCCTGAACACCTGTGAACGTAAAGCCATGGAGGCGGAGCGGGAAATCCAGAAGCGCGCGGCCATTCTGGCTCTGGAGAAACGGCTGGGCGAGACCATGCGCGGGGTGATCTCCGGCGTGGCGGATTTCGGCTTCTGGGTGGAACTGACCGACATGCCTGTGGATGGACTGGTCCGTCTGGCCACTCTGGACGAATACTATTCTTTCGACCCTAAACGTCAGGAACTGCTCGGGCAGCGTACCGGCCGGGCCTTCCGTCTGGGCCTGATCGTTGATGTGACGCTCGACGCCGTGAATCTGGAGCGGGTGGAAATCAATTTTACCCTGGCCGAATAG
- a CDS encoding TatD family hydrolase, whose amino-acid sequence MSRKKVRELPESLDLPCTGADSHAHLDGRDFDPQEVLARARTCGVRTVGNVFLGPAAYHASRAVFEADRDVFFLLGVHPHEASSMTGTDLETMRRAFRTDARLKAVGEIGLDYFYDFSPRAAQREWFRRQLDLALELGQRVVIHCRDAEEDCLAILDEAGFAGRPLLWHCFGLSSDWAKEFLDRGWHLSVPGTVTYSKNEALREAVKIIPAGRLLLETDAPFLAPEPYRGKRNEPALIGFTARTVAGLRGEDLRVLWTRCGDVTRRFFGLEDV is encoded by the coding sequence ATGAGCAGGAAAAAAGTCCGGGAACTGCCCGAATCCCTCGATCTGCCGTGCACGGGCGCGGACAGTCACGCCCATCTGGACGGCCGCGATTTTGATCCGCAGGAGGTCCTGGCCAGAGCCCGGACCTGCGGGGTGCGCACGGTGGGCAATGTTTTTCTGGGACCCGCGGCATACCATGCTTCCCGCGCCGTGTTCGAGGCGGACCGGGATGTCTTTTTTCTGCTGGGCGTACACCCTCACGAAGCTTCATCCATGACTGGCACGGATCTGGAGACCATGCGCCGGGCCTTCAGGACGGATGCGCGGCTTAAGGCCGTGGGCGAGATCGGGCTCGACTATTTTTACGATTTTTCGCCCCGCGCCGCCCAGCGGGAGTGGTTCCGGCGGCAGCTGGATCTGGCTCTGGAGCTGGGCCAGCGGGTGGTCATCCACTGTCGCGACGCCGAGGAGGACTGTCTGGCCATTCTGGATGAAGCGGGCTTCGCCGGGCGGCCGCTTCTGTGGCATTGCTTCGGGCTTAGCTCCGACTGGGCGAAGGAGTTTCTGGACCGGGGCTGGCATCTGTCCGTGCCCGGCACTGTGACCTACTCCAAAAACGAAGCCCTGCGCGAGGCCGTGAAAATCATTCCGGCAGGACGTCTGCTGCTGGAAACCGACGCCCCTTTCCTTGCACCGGAACCATACCGGGGCAAACGGAACGAACCGGCCCTGATCGGGTTCACGGCCAGAACCGTGGCCGGGCTGCGCGGCGAGGATCTGCGTGTCCTGTGGACCCGGTGCGGAGACGTGACCCGGCGTTTTTTTGGTCTGGAAGATGTCTGA